From Streptomyces sp. SAI-135:
CCGCCCCGCGGGCGCGCAGTCTCGCGGTCCATGTCAGCGGCATGATGTGCGCGACGGGCCGCGAGCGCAGGAACTCCCCGGCCCGGGCGAGAAAGTCGTCGACGTCTTGGGTGAGGTGCCAGTCGTCCGGTCGCATGCCTCATGATCCCCGGCGGCTCAGTCGCGTGCCAGCACGAACTCCAGCTCGGACTCCCCCGGGGCCTGCGGCAGCGGCACCCGCACCCCGCTCGGCTCGAACCCCACCTTGCGGTAGAAGCGTTGCGCCCGCCCGTTGTCCTCGTGCACGATCAGCCGCACCCGCTCGGCCCCGTGCGCCCACGCCCACTCCGTGGCCGCGTCGAAGAGCACGTCGGTGAGGCCGCTCCCGCGCTCCTCGGGCCGTACGAACACCCCGACGAGGTGCCCCTGCTTCCGGTCGACGGGAAAGCCGGCCCAGTCCGTGGTCCCGGGCTCCTCCAGGAGCACCGTCACCGTCCCGACCCAACGCCCGTCCGGCGCCTCCGCGATGATCGTCTGGACCCCGTCCGCCCCCTCGGCACCCTTGGCGGTCCGCTCCTGCCAGAAGGAGTCGGGCCGCACGACGGCCTCCTCGTAGGTCTCCAGGAAGGCGAGGGGCGCGACCGGATCCTGAAGTGCCACAAGCCGCAACTCCTTGACGGCGGGCCACTCGTCGGCGCGGACGGACCGGATCACGTAGCTCATGCGGGCCACAGTAGTACCCGGGTACTACCCGCCTCACCTGGAATACTGCCCGCGGTCCGACGCCCGGGGCCCCCGCCCGCACGAGCATCGAAGCATGATTACGGCACAGGACCTCACCAAACGCTACGGCGACAAGACCGCGGTGGCCGACCTGTCCTTCACCGTCCGCCCGGGCTCCGTCACCGGCTTCCTCGGCCCGAACGGCGCCGGCAAGTCGACCACCATGCGCCTGATCCTCGGCCTGGACGCCCCGACCCACGGCCACGCCACCGTCGGCGGCCACGCCTACGCCGACCACCCCGCACCCCTCACGGAGGTCGGCGCCCTCCTGGAGGCCCGCTCGGTCCACCCCGGCCGCACCGCCCACCACCACCTGCGCAGCCTCGCCCACACCCACGGCATCCCCCGTGCCCGCGTCGACCAGGTCCTGGACCTCACGGGCCTGACCGAGGTCGCACACCGCCGGGTCAAGGGCTTCTCCCTCGGCATGGGCCAACGCCTCGGTCTCGCGGCCGCGTTGCTCGGCGACCCGGCCGTCCTCGTCCTCGACGAACCGGTCAACGGCCTCGACCCCGAGGGCGTGCTGTGGATCCGCACCCTCCTCAAGTCCCTCGCGGCAGAGGGCCGTACGGTCCTCGTCTCCTCCCATCTGATGAGCGAGATGGCCCTCACCGCCGACCACCTCGTCATCATCGGCCGCGGCCGCCTCCTCGCCGACACCACCGTCGACGACTTCGTACGACAGTCCGGCACGGGCACCGTCAAGGTCGTCACCCCGGAGGCCCACACCCTCGTACGCCTGCTCGCCGCACCCGGGGTCGAGGCGGTCCCGACCGCCCCCGAGACCCTGGAGGTCCGCGGCACCGACGCCCGCCACATCGGCCGCACCGCTGCCGCCCACGCCGTCCCCCTCTACGAACTCACCCCCAGCCAGGTCTCCTTGGAGGAGGCGTTCATGGCACTCACCCACGACTCCGTCGAGTTCACGACCCCCGCGGAAGGAGCGACGGCATGACCGCCACCACGCTGCCCCACCGGGTCACCCCGGCCCGAGTCCTGCGCTCGGAATGGCACAAGCTCTGGACCCTGCGCTCCACCTGGATCACCCTCGCCGCCACGAGCGCCCTCACCGTCGCCATGGGCGTGGGCATCAGCGCCGCCTACGACCGGGGCGACGCCGGTCACATGGACACGGTCGTCCTCGTCCTGCTGGGCACCCAGTTCGCCCAGCTCAACCTGGGAGTACTGGGCATCCTCTGCACCGCGGGCGAGTACTCGACCGGGCAGATCCGCGCCACGATGACAGCCGTGCCCACCCGGCTGCCCGTCCTGTGGTCGAAGGCTGCCGTCCTCGCCACGATCGCCTTCGTCCTCAGCCTGTGGACGAACCTCCTCACCTTCCCGCTCGCCCAGTCCTTCCTCGCCGGCACCGAGCACGAGTCCGCCCTCGGCGACCCGGGCGTCCTGCGCGCCCTCACCGGCAACGCGGCCGGCCTCGCCCTGCTCACCGTCCTGGCGCTGGGACTCGGGGCCCTGGCCCGCTCGGTCCCGATCGCGACGGGCGCCTTCATCGGCCTCGTCATGATCCTCCCCGAGGTGCTGGCGATACTGCCGTACGACGTCGTCGACGACGCCGTCGACCACTTCCCGGGCCGCGCCCTGGAGACCCTCACCACCGCGGATTCGAACTCCTCGGGAAGCGCCCTGCTGGCCATGTCCCTGTGGGCGGCGGCCTCCCTGGCGGCGGCCGCGGTGACCCTGAAGCGACGGGACGTCTGACGGATGACGGTGAGAGCCCGCACCATGGACCCCGTGACACACGAGCGGACGCCTGGAGTGACCCACGAACAGGTGACGGAGCCCCTCACCGAGTACGTCCAGCGGATCACCAGGCGGGGGCGAGCCTTCGACCGGCGCCACCCGCTCCTCTGGGACCTGCACCTGACCGGCTTCTGGGTGGCCGCGGCCCTCATCGACTACTTCGGCGACGGCTGGCGCAACGTCGCCCGCGACACCGACCTCCCGGGTGGCCTGGTTCTCGCCCTGACCCTGGGCCTGTCCGTCCCCCTCCTGTGGCGCCGCAGCCACCCCCGCACGGTGCTCCTCGCCCTCCTCCCGTTCACCCTGGTCAACGCCTGGACCGGCGCCGCGCTCCAGGCGGCCATGCTCCAGATGCTGATCGTCTTCCACATCGCCCTGCGCCGCCCCCACCGCTCCCTGTGGTGGGTCCTGGCGGTCGTCCTCGCCCCCGTCACCGTGCTGGCCGTGCGCCACCCCCAAGGCGGCGCGGACCAGGACCTCTTCCCGGCCCTGCTGACCTTCGTCTCGGCGGCCGCCATCGGCATCACGGTCCGCACCCGCCGCAACTACACCGAGGCCCTGGAGGACCGCGCCCGCCGCCTGGAGATCGAACGCGACCAGCAGGCCCGCCTCTCCGCCGCCGCCGAACGCGCCCGCATAGCCCGCGAGATGCACGACATCATCGGCCACAACCTCTCCGTCATCACGGGCCTGGCCGACGGCGGCCGCTACGCCGCCCGCAAGTCCCCCGACCGCGCGGCCGAAGCCCTCACCGCCATCTCCACGACCAGCCGCCAGGCCCTCACCGAACTCCGCCGCCTCCTGGACGTCCTGCGCGAGGAGGACCACCCCGAGGCCGCACTGACCCCCCAGCCCGCCCTCGCCGACCTCGACCAGCTCATAGCGGGCGTACGCAGCGCAGGTCTGCCCGTCCACACCACAGTCCACGGCACCCCGACCCTCCCCCCGGGCCGCCAGCTCACCGTCTACCGAGTCATCCAGGAAGCCCTCACCAACACCCTCAAACACGCGGGCCCCGACGCCACCTCCACCATCGACATCTCCTACGACGAAGGCGGCGCCGTCACCGTCACGGTCACCGACACCGGCCGCGGAGGGAACCTCAACGGCACCGACGGCCGCGGCCTCCCCGGCATGCGCGAACGCACGTCCCTCTACGGCGGCACACTCGAGGCCGGCCCCCGCCCCCATTCCGAACACGGCTGGCGCGTCAGCCTGCACCTCCCGGAGGAAACCCCGCAGTGACCACCGTCCTGATCGCCGACGACCAGCCCCTGCAGCGCTTCGGCTTCCGCATGCTGCTGGAGAGCCAGGACGACCTGACGGTCCTCGGCGAAGCGGCCAACGGCACCGAGGCGGTCCGCATGACCGCCGAGCTGCACCCCGACGTGGTGCTGATGGACGTCCGCATGCCCGGCCTGGACGGCATCGAGGCCACCCGCCGCATCATCGCCACCGGCGACCGCACCCGCGTCCTCATCCTCACGACCTTCGACCTCGACGAGTACGCCCACGCCGGCCTGCGCGCCGGAGCCTCCGGCTTCCTGGTCAAGGACGCCCAGCCGGAGGACCTCCTGTCCGGCATCCGAGCGGTGGCGACCGGTGACGCGGTGGTGGCCCCGAGCCTGACCCGTCGACTCCTGGACGCATACGCCCAACACCTGCCGACGGGCGCGACGGCCACTGCCCCGGGCCCCGACCCTCGCCTGGCTTCCCTCACCGACCGCGAACGCGAGATCCTCACGGTCATCGGCAAGGGCTGGACGAACACGGAGATAGCCACACGCCTGCACCTGGCCGAGTCGACCGTGAAAACACACGTCGGCCGCATCCTCGCGAAAACAGGCTCGCGGGACCGCATTCAGGCGGTGATCCTGGCGTACGACACCAGACTGGTGGAGCCGTCCTGAAATGCGAAAAGGCCCACACCATAAGGTGTGGGCCTTTCCTCAAGAATTGTTCGGCGGTGTCCTACTCTCCCACAGGGTCCCCCCTGCAGTACCATCGGCGCTGTAAGGCTTAGCTTCCGGGTTCGGAATGTAACCGGGCGTTTCCCTCACGCTATGACCACCGAAACACTATGAGATTAGACCGGAAAAGACACGGTCATTGCCTCAGAACTAACACAGTGGACGCGAGCAAATATGGACAAGCCCTCGGCCTATTAGTACCGGTCACCTCCACCCCTTACAGGGCTTCCAGATCCGGCCTATCAACCCAGTCGTCTACTGGGAGCCTTAACCCCTCAAAGGGGGTGGGAATACTCATCTCGAAGCAGGCTTCCCGCTTAGATGCTTTCAGCGGTTATCCCTCCCGAACGTAGCCAACCAGCCATGCCCTTGGCAGAACAACTGGCACACCAGAGGTTCGTCCGTCCCGGTCCTCTCGTACTAGGGACAGCCCTTCTCAATATTCCTACGCGCGCAGCGGATAGGGACCGAACTGTCTCACGACGTTCTAAACCCAGCTCGCGTACCGCTTTAATGGGCGAACAGCCCAACCCTTGGGACCGACTCCAGCCCCAGGATGCGACGAGCCGACATCGAGGTGCCAAACCATCCCGTCGATATGGACTCTTGGGGAAGATCAGCCTGTTATCCCCGGGGTACCTTTTATCCGTTGAGCGACGGCGCTTCCACAAGCCACCGCCGGATCACTAGTCCCGACTTTCGTCCCTGCTCGACCCGTCGGTCTCACAGTCAAGCTCCCTTGTGCACTTACACTCAACACCTGATTACCAACCAGGCTGAGGGAACCTTTGGGCGCCTCCGTTACTCTTTAGGAGGCAACCGCCCCAGTTAAACTACCCATCAGACACTGTCCCTGATCCGGATCACGGACCCAGGTTAGACATCCAGCACGACCAGACTGGTATTTCAACGACGACTCCACAACCACTGGCGTGGCTGCTTCAAAGTCTCCCAGCTATCCTACACAAGCCGAACCGAACACCAATATCAAACTGTAGTAAAGGTCCCGGGGTCTTTCCGTCCTGCTGCGCGAAACGAGCATCTTTACTCGTAGTGCAATTTCACCGGGCCTATGGTTGAGACAGTCGAGAAGTCGTTACGCCATTCGTGCAGGTCGGAACTTACCCGACAAGGAATTTCGCTACCTTAGGATGGTTATAGTTACCACCGCCGTTTACTGGCGCTTAAGTTCTCAGCTTCGCCACACCGAAATGTGACTAACCGGTCCCCTTAACGTTCCAGCACCGGGCAGGCGTCAGTCCGTATACATCGCCTTACGGCTTCGCACGGACCTGTGTTTTTAGTAAACAGTCGCTTCTCGCTGGTCTCTGCGGCCACCCCCAGCTCACCGAGTAAATCGGATCACCAGTGATGGCCCCCCTTCTCCCGAAGTTACGGGGGCATTTTGCCGAGTTCCTTAACCATAGTTCACCCGAACGCCTCGGTATTCTCTACCTGACCACCTGAGTCGGTTTAGGGTACGGGCCGCCATGAAACTCGCTAGAGGCTTTTCTCGACAGCATAGGATCATCCACTTCACCACAATCGGCTCGGCATCAGGTCTCAGCCTCATGTGCGACGGATTTGCCTATCGCACGGCCTACACCCTTACCCCGGGACAACCACCGCCCGGGATGGACTACCTTCCTGCGTCACCCCATCACTCACCTACTGCAAGTCTGGTCCGTCGGCTCCACCACTCCCCTTTGCCCGAAGGCTCCGGGGCGGCTTCACGGACTTAGCATCGCCTGGTTCGATGTTTGACGCTTCACAGCGGGTACCGGAATATCAACCGGTTATCCATCGACTACGCCTGTCGGCCTCGCCTTAGGTCCCGACTTACCCTGGGCAGATCAGCTTGACCCAGGAACCCTTAGTCAATCGGCGCACACGTTTCCCACGTGTGTATCGCTACTCATGCCTGCATTCTCACTCGTGAACCGTCCACCACTGCCTTCCGGCGCAGCTTCACCCGGCACACGACGCTCCCCTACCCATCACAGCCTCCGTTGGGAGTATTGCTGCAATGACACGACTTCGGCGGTACGCTTGAGCCCCGCTACATTGTCGGCGCGGAATCACTAGACCAGTGAGCTATTACGCACTCTTTCAAGGGTGGCTGCTTCTAAGCCAACCTCCTGGTTGTCTCTGCGACTCCACATCCTTTCCCACTTAGCGTACGCTTAGGGGCCTTAGTCGATGCTCTGGGCTGTTTCCCTCTCGACCATGGAGCTTATCCCCCACAGTCTCACTGCCGCGCTCTCACTTACCGGCATTCGGAGTTTGGCTAAGGTCAGTAACCCGGTAGGGCCCATCGCCTATCCAGTGCTCTACCTCCGGCAAGAAACACACGACGCTGCACCTAAATGCATTTCGGGGAGAACCAGCTATCACGGAGTTTGATTGGCCTTTCACCCCTAACCACAGGTCATCCCCCAGGTTTTCAACCCTGGTGGGTTCGGTCCTCCACGAAGTCTTACCTCCGCTTCAACCTGCCCATGGCTAGATCACTCCGCTTCGGGTCTTGAGCGTGCTACTGAATCGCCCTGTTCGGACTCGCTTTCGCTACGGCTACCCCACCCGGGTTAACCTCGCAACACACCGCAAACTCGCAGGCTCATTCTTCAAAAGGCACGCAGTCACGAGGCAAGCACAAGTGCTTGCCCGACGCTCCCACGGCTTGTAGGCACACGGTTTCAGGTACTATTTCACTCCGCTCCCGCGGTACTTTTCACCATTCCCTCACGGTACTATCCGCTATCGGTCACCAGGGAATATTTAGGCTTAGCGGGTGGTCCCGCCAGATTCACACGGGATTTCTCGGGCCCCGTGCTACTTGGGTGTCTCTCAAACGAGCCGCTGACGTTTCGACTACGGGGGTCTTACCCTCTACGCCGGACCTTTCGCATGTCCTTCGCCTACATCAACGGTTTCTGACTCGTCCTGTCGCCGGCAGACGACAGAAGAGAGATCCCACAACCCCGCATGCGCAACCCCTGCCGGGTCTCACACGCATACGGTTTGGCCTCATCCGGTTTCGCTCGCCACTACTCCCGGAATCACGGTTGTTTTCTCTTCCTGCGGGTACTGAGATGTTTCACTTCCCCGCGTTCCCTCCACATACCCTATGTGTTCAGGTATGGGTGACAGCCCATGACGACTGCCGGGTTTCCCCATTCGGAAACCCCCGGATCAAAGCCTGGTTGACGACTCCCCGGGGACTATCGTGGCCTCCCACGTCCTTCATCGGTTCCTGGTGCCAAGGCATCCACCGTGCGCCCTTAAAAACTTGGCCACAGATGCTCGCGTCCACTGTGCAGTTCTCAAACAACGACCAGCCACCCATCACCCCCAACCTGAGCTGGAGTTCACTGGGGCCAGCATCGAAGCACAACCTTGCGGCCGCTACTTCAGACACCCAACAGCGTGCCCGACACCCTCGCCACTCGTGATCAGCGTTCCACGCTCCGAAGAGCAGTACTGGCAGCCCGAGATGACTGAAAGTGCCGAATAATCAACGTTCCACCCATGAGCAACCACCGCAGAACGTTTGCCTGCGTAGTGGCCTCTGACCAACCGGAGTTGGTAAGAAGTGCTCCTTAGAAAGGAGGTGATCCAGCCGCACCTTCCGGTACGGCTACCTTGTTACGACTTCGTCCCAATCGCCAGTCCCACCTTCGACAGCTCCCTCCCACAAGGGGTTGGGCCACCGGCTTCGGGTGTTACCGACTTTCGTGACGTGACGGGCGGTGTGTACAAGGCCCGGGAACGTATTCACCGCAGCAATGCTGATCTGCGATTACTAGCAACTCCGACTTCATGGGGTCGAGTTGCAGACCCCAATCCGAACTGAGACAGGCTTTTTGAGATTCGCTCCACCTCACGGTATCGCAGCTCATTGTACCTGCCATTGTAGCACGTGTGCAGCCCAAGACATAAGGGGCATGATGACTTGACGTCGTCCCCACCTTCCTCCGAGTTGACCCCGGCGGTCTCCTGTGAGTCCCCATCACCCCGAAGGGCATGCTGGCAACACAGGACAAGGGTTGCGCTCGTTGCGGGACTTAACCCAACATCTCACGACACGAGCTGACGACAGCCATGCACCACCTGTACACCGACCACAAGGGGGCGCCCATCTCTGGACGTTTCCGGTGTATGTCAAGCCTTGGTAAGGTTCTTCGCGTTGCGTCGAATTAAGCCACATGCTCCGCTGCTTGTGCGGGCCCCCGTCAATTCCTTTGAGTTTTAGCCTTGCGGCCGTACTCCCCAGGCGGGGAACTTAATGCGTTAGCTGCGGCACCGACGACGTGGAATGTCGCCAACACCTAGTTCCCACCGTTTACGGCGTGGACTACCAGGGTATCTAATCCTGTTCGCTCCCCACGCTTTCGCTCCTCAGCGTCAGTAATGGCCCAGAGATCCGCCTTCGCCACCGGTGTTCCTCCTGATATCTGCGCATTTCACCGCTACACCAGGAATTCCGATCTCCCCTACCACACTCTAGCTAGCCCGTATCGAATGCAGACCCGGGGTTAAGCCCCGGGCTTTCACACCCGACGTGACAAGCCGCCTACGAGCTCTTTACGCCCAATAATTCCGGACAACGCTTGCGCCCTACGTATTACCGCGGCTGCTGGCACGTAGTTAGCCGGCGCTTCTTCTGCAGGTACCGTCACTTTCGCTTCTTCCCTGCTGAAAGAGGTTTACAACCCGAAGGCCGTCATCCCTCACGCGGCGTCGCTGCATCAGGCTTTCGCCCATTGTGCAATATTCCCCACTGCTGCCTCCCGTAGGAGTCTGGGCCGTGTCTCAGTCCCAGTGTGGCCGGTCGCCCTCTCAGGCCGGCTACCCGTCGTCGCCTTGGTGAGCCGTTACCTCACCAACAAGCTGATAGGCCGCGGGCTCATCCTTCACCGCCGGAGCTTTCAACCACCACCCATGCGAGTGGCAGTGCTATCCGGTATTAGACCCCGTTTCCAGGGCTTGTCCCAGAGTGAAGGGCAGATTGCCCACGTGTTACTCACCCGTTCGCCACTAATCCCCACCGAAGTGGTTCATCGTTCGACTTGCATGTGTTAAGCACGCCGCCAGCGTTCGTCCTGAGCCAGGATCAAACTCTCCGTGAATGTTTACCGGATATCCGGTTCGCACATCACGAGAGCGGAACCGCCACCGGAATAAGGCGGCAGTTCTCAGCGTCCTCGCTGTGTTTCCTTCAAAGGAACCTCGCCCCAGCAGATGCTGGAGACGGGGTATCAACATATCTGGCGTTGATTTTTGGCACGCTGTTGAGTTCTCAAGGAACGGACGCTTCCTTTGTACTCACCCTCTCGGGCTTTCCTCCGGGCTTTTCCCTTCGATCTTGCGTTTCCGACTCTATCAGACCGTTTCCGGTTCCGATTTCCTCGGTGCTTTCCAGGTTCCCGCTTCCGCGTTTCCCTTTCCGGCGGCTCCGACTCTATCAGATCCTTTCGGGCCTGATTCCCAGTCAGAGGGGCTTGCCTTCCCGGCTGTTGGGCCGTTCCGACGTCTCAAACCTTAGCGGACTCTCGCTGCGGTCCCAAATCGAGGAGCCGCACCCAAATCGAATTGAATTCGGGCGCGCCGAATTCATCCCGGCTGGGAGATCGTTCTGATGGTTTGAGGGGCCGCTGTCGCGGCGGAGGCGCTCCCGCAGAACCGTTACGGCCCCGCGGCAACCCGAAGAACTCTACGGATCCTGCAGAGGGCTGTCAAGCACCCTCTGTCAAGATCTTTTCAGTCGAGGTCGCTGAGTCGCCCGCCGGCATCCGGCTGTGCGTGCTCCACCCTACGCAGGAGGCGGGTGAGGACGTCCCCGAGGGTGTTGCGCTCCTCCGGGGACAGGTCCTGGAGCAGGTCCTCCTCGAAGACAGTGGCGAGGCGCATCGCCTCCAGCCACTTCTCGCGGCCCTCGGCGGTCAGCTCCACGATCACGCGTACCCGGTTGGACTCGTCCCGCTCCCGGGTCACCAGTCCCTCGGCGAGCATGCGGTCGATCCGGTGGGTCATCGCGGCGGGTGTGAGACCGAGGCGCTTGGCGAGGTCACTGGGACCCATCCGATAGGGGGCGCCGGAGAGGACGAGTGCCTTGAGCACCTCCCACTCGGCGTTGCTGATTCCGAGATCGGCGGTCTGGCGGCCGTAGGCGACGTTCATGCGGCGGTTCAGCCGGGAGAGCGCCGAGACGATCTGCTCGACCTGGGGGTCGAGGTCCTGGAACTCGCGCTGGTAGGCGGCGATCTGCTCTTCGAGCGTCGGCTCGGGGATGCCAGGAGTCTCGGCCATGGGCGCAGTATGGCACGCGTCTCCTTTGCCTTGAAGTCCTTCAGTATGTACTCTTTAGCTTCGAACTTTAGCTTTGAAGTCTTCACTCCTAACTAGTGAGAGAGGTGAACGTGACCAGGGCAAGGGGCGCAGCGATGCGTCGGATCCACGTGGGCAACGCGCTCAGCGCGTTCGGGCTCGGTTTCACCGTCCCGTATCTGTATGTCTACGTGGCGCAGGTGCGGGGCCTCGGGGCCATGACGGCGGGGTTGGTCCTCGCCGTCTTCGCCGTGGCGGCATTGATCGTGCTGCCGTTCGCCGGGCGGGCCATCGTCCGGCGCGGCCCGCTGCCGGTGCTGCTCACCGCTCTGGTCATGGCCGCGTTCGGATCGCTCAGCCTCGGGCTCGCGGGCCACGCAGCCACCGTGCTGCTGTCCGCGGCCGCGCTGGGAGCCGGGCAGGCCGTGATGC
This genomic window contains:
- a CDS encoding GNAT family N-acetyltransferase — translated: MSYVIRSVRADEWPAVKELRLVALQDPVAPLAFLETYEEAVVRPDSFWQERTAKGAEGADGVQTIIAEAPDGRWVGTVTVLLEEPGTTDWAGFPVDRKQGHLVGVFVRPEERGSGLTDVLFDAATEWAWAHGAERVRLIVHEDNGRAQRFYRKVGFEPSGVRVPLPQAPGESELEFVLARD
- a CDS encoding ABC transporter ATP-binding protein encodes the protein MITAQDLTKRYGDKTAVADLSFTVRPGSVTGFLGPNGAGKSTTMRLILGLDAPTHGHATVGGHAYADHPAPLTEVGALLEARSVHPGRTAHHHLRSLAHTHGIPRARVDQVLDLTGLTEVAHRRVKGFSLGMGQRLGLAAALLGDPAVLVLDEPVNGLDPEGVLWIRTLLKSLAAEGRTVLVSSHLMSEMALTADHLVIIGRGRLLADTTVDDFVRQSGTGTVKVVTPEAHTLVRLLAAPGVEAVPTAPETLEVRGTDARHIGRTAAAHAVPLYELTPSQVSLEEAFMALTHDSVEFTTPAEGATA
- a CDS encoding ABC transporter permease encodes the protein MTATTLPHRVTPARVLRSEWHKLWTLRSTWITLAATSALTVAMGVGISAAYDRGDAGHMDTVVLVLLGTQFAQLNLGVLGILCTAGEYSTGQIRATMTAVPTRLPVLWSKAAVLATIAFVLSLWTNLLTFPLAQSFLAGTEHESALGDPGVLRALTGNAAGLALLTVLALGLGALARSVPIATGAFIGLVMILPEVLAILPYDVVDDAVDHFPGRALETLTTADSNSSGSALLAMSLWAAASLAAAAVTLKRRDV
- a CDS encoding histidine kinase encodes the protein MDPVTHERTPGVTHEQVTEPLTEYVQRITRRGRAFDRRHPLLWDLHLTGFWVAAALIDYFGDGWRNVARDTDLPGGLVLALTLGLSVPLLWRRSHPRTVLLALLPFTLVNAWTGAALQAAMLQMLIVFHIALRRPHRSLWWVLAVVLAPVTVLAVRHPQGGADQDLFPALLTFVSAAAIGITVRTRRNYTEALEDRARRLEIERDQQARLSAAAERARIAREMHDIIGHNLSVITGLADGGRYAARKSPDRAAEALTAISTTSRQALTELRRLLDVLREEDHPEAALTPQPALADLDQLIAGVRSAGLPVHTTVHGTPTLPPGRQLTVYRVIQEALTNTLKHAGPDATSTIDISYDEGGAVTVTVTDTGRGGNLNGTDGRGLPGMRERTSLYGGTLEAGPRPHSEHGWRVSLHLPEETPQ
- a CDS encoding response regulator transcription factor, producing the protein MTTVLIADDQPLQRFGFRMLLESQDDLTVLGEAANGTEAVRMTAELHPDVVLMDVRMPGLDGIEATRRIIATGDRTRVLILTTFDLDEYAHAGLRAGASGFLVKDAQPEDLLSGIRAVATGDAVVAPSLTRRLLDAYAQHLPTGATATAPGPDPRLASLTDREREILTVIGKGWTNTEIATRLHLAESTVKTHVGRILAKTGSRDRIQAVILAYDTRLVEPS
- a CDS encoding MarR family transcriptional regulator; translated protein: MAETPGIPEPTLEEQIAAYQREFQDLDPQVEQIVSALSRLNRRMNVAYGRQTADLGISNAEWEVLKALVLSGAPYRMGPSDLAKRLGLTPAAMTHRIDRMLAEGLVTRERDESNRVRVIVELTAEGREKWLEAMRLATVFEEDLLQDLSPEERNTLGDVLTRLLRRVEHAQPDAGGRLSDLD